In Methylovirgula sp., a single genomic region encodes these proteins:
- a CDS encoding GatB/YqeY domain-containing protein produces the protein MREELTSELKTAMKAGEKRRVDTIRLINAALKDRDIEARGQGKTVSDDDILALLQKLVKSRQESVEIYDKAGRVDLATQEREEIAVIQTFLPQPLSAEEADAAIAAAIAETSASSIKDMGKVVGVLRANYAGRMDIAKASAAVKAKLGG, from the coding sequence ATACGCGAGGAACTGACGAGCGAATTGAAGACGGCGATGAAAGCCGGCGAGAAACGCCGCGTCGACACCATCCGGCTCATCAATGCCGCACTGAAGGATCGCGATATCGAGGCGCGGGGCCAAGGCAAGACCGTCTCGGACGACGACATCCTGGCGCTGCTGCAGAAGCTCGTGAAAAGCCGCCAGGAATCGGTCGAAATCTATGACAAGGCCGGCCGCGTCGATCTCGCGACGCAGGAGCGGGAAGAAATTGCCGTCATCCAGACGTTCCTGCCGCAACCCTTGAGCGCGGAAGAGGCGGATGCCGCAATCGCGGCCGCCATCGCCGAAACGAGCGCCAGTTCTATCAAGGATATGGGCAAAGTGGTCGGCGTGCTGCGAGCGAATTATGCCGGCCGAATGGATATCGCCAAGGCCAGCGCCGCCGTGAAGGCGAAACTGGGCGGCTGA
- a CDS encoding metallophosphoesterase — protein MTLRLAHLSDAHIGPLPRPRKHELLGKRLTGYLNWTRGRHLVHDMDALGVLVADIKAQRPGHIAMTGDILNIGLKAEFPPARAWLETLGGPKDVSFVPGNHDAYVRAALPYLAATFAPWSRGDAGEAFPYLRVREGVALIGLSSAVPTLPLIAAGRLGRAQLAAVADLLSQAAQDGLVRVIMIHHPPYQGGAKFARGLSDAAQFEAMIRRVGAELVLHGHNHKLSIAHLPGPSRQVPVIGVASASAIHDSGAYRASYNFFQIEGTQKSPYIRARMRGLLPGGREVGDLRRIVI, from the coding sequence TTGACGTTACGGCTTGCCCATCTGTCCGATGCGCATATCGGACCTTTGCCGCGCCCGCGGAAACATGAACTTCTCGGCAAGCGGCTGACCGGCTATCTCAATTGGACGCGGGGCCGCCACCTCGTCCACGACATGGATGCGCTTGGCGTTCTCGTCGCCGACATCAAGGCGCAGCGCCCTGGGCACATCGCCATGACGGGCGACATTCTCAACATTGGTCTTAAGGCCGAATTTCCGCCGGCGCGTGCCTGGCTCGAAACGCTGGGCGGCCCGAAGGACGTGAGCTTCGTGCCCGGCAATCACGATGCCTATGTGCGCGCGGCGCTGCCGTATCTTGCGGCGACCTTCGCGCCATGGAGCCGGGGCGATGCGGGCGAAGCCTTTCCCTATTTGCGCGTGCGTGAGGGGGTAGCGTTGATTGGCCTTTCCTCCGCCGTCCCGACCTTGCCGCTGATCGCCGCCGGCCGGTTGGGTCGTGCCCAATTGGCGGCGGTGGCGGACCTCTTAAGTCAGGCTGCGCAAGATGGGCTGGTCCGGGTCATCATGATCCATCATCCGCCGTATCAAGGCGGCGCGAAATTCGCCCGCGGCCTGTCCGATGCGGCCCAATTCGAGGCCATGATCCGCCGGGTCGGCGCCGAGCTTGTTCTGCATGGCCACAACCACAAGCTGTCGATCGCGCATCTGCCCGGACCGTCAAGACAGGTTCCGGTCATTGGAGTCGCGTCCGCCTCGGCCATTCACGATTCCGGTGCCTACAGGGCCAGCTACAATTTCTTCCAGATCGAGGGGACGCAGAAAAGCCCTTACATCAGGGCGCGAATGCGCGGCCTGCTGCCCGGCGGCCGCGAGGTCGGCGATCTGCGGCGGATCGTGATTTAG
- a CDS encoding N-acetyltransferase — protein MADLSLVLAPQTAADQAVIDKLDERVFGPGRFARSAYRLREGVPADLRLSYVARVGTYLVGANRMTHIRCGEAPILLLGPLSVEPAFRSSGIGEALVTKSLDAARAAGHKLVILVGDLAYYQRMGFRPVPEGLLIFPGPVDPARLLYCSLTEEGLDGFGGRVSKARPT, from the coding sequence ATGGCTGATCTTTCGCTCGTTCTCGCGCCACAAACGGCGGCCGACCAGGCCGTGATCGACAAGCTTGACGAACGCGTGTTCGGCCCCGGCCGTTTCGCCCGCTCAGCCTATCGGCTGCGCGAGGGCGTCCCGGCGGATTTGCGGCTCTCCTATGTTGCGCGCGTCGGCACCTACCTCGTCGGCGCCAATCGGATGACCCATATCCGCTGCGGCGAGGCGCCGATCCTGTTACTTGGCCCACTGAGCGTCGAGCCGGCGTTCCGCTCCTCCGGCATCGGCGAAGCGCTCGTGACAAAATCCCTGGACGCGGCGCGCGCGGCCGGCCACAAGCTCGTCATTCTCGTTGGCGACCTCGCCTATTATCAACGGATGGGGTTTCGGCCTGTGCCTGAGGGATTGCTGATTTTTCCTGGTCCGGTCGATCCGGCGCGCCTGCTTTATTGCTCGCTGACCGAGGAGGGTTTGGACGGGTTTGGTGGGCGCGTCAGCAAAGCGCGGCCCACCTGA
- a CDS encoding NUDIX domain-containing protein: MPHFFRHMGEQVKRHLHGLLRPPRLGVRCLVIAENPGKPAQILLVRHTYIAGWYMPGGGVDPGESAQAATIRELREETGFECLEPPRLHGFYFKRGSRDHVALYIADSYKQNGARAPDFEIAEMGFFPFDALPKGTSPATRARIAEIFEATPATDIW; encoded by the coding sequence ATGCCACATTTTTTCCGTCACATGGGCGAGCAGGTGAAGCGCCACCTGCATGGTTTGCTTCGGCCGCCGCGGCTTGGTGTCCGCTGTCTCGTCATCGCGGAAAATCCCGGCAAGCCGGCGCAAATTCTGCTCGTGCGCCACACCTATATCGCGGGCTGGTACATGCCCGGTGGTGGCGTCGATCCGGGCGAATCGGCGCAGGCCGCCACGATACGCGAACTGCGCGAGGAAACCGGCTTCGAATGCCTGGAACCACCGAGGCTGCACGGCTTCTATTTCAAACGCGGCAGCCGCGATCATGTCGCACTCTATATCGCGGACTCGTACAAGCAGAACGGCGCGCGGGCGCCCGATTTCGAAATCGCGGAAATGGGTTTCTTTCCATTCGATGCCTTGCCTAAGGGCACAAGCCCGGCGACACGGGCGCGGATTGCTGAAATTTTCGAGGCCACACCCGCAACCGACATCTGGTGA
- a CDS encoding SDR family oxidoreductase: protein MRVFVTGATGFIGAALVPELIGAGHQVLGLTRSEAGAKALAAAGAEVHHGSLEDLDSLKRGAAAADAVIHLAFIHDFSKFEENCEIDRRAIEALGSVLKGSDQPLIVTGGTGLLAPGRLATEDDKPAGHFPRLSEAVASALAAAGVNASVVRLPQVHDTAKQGLVTYAISVFREKGVCAYVGDGHQRWPAAHVVDVARLYRLAIEKAEKGAIYHAVAEEGVPAVDIVNALGPRLQLPVKSITPDEAQAFFGWLAMFTTLDLPASSEQTKKKLGWQPTHRGLIADLEELQVG from the coding sequence ATGCGTGTATTCGTAACTGGCGCGACCGGCTTCATCGGCGCCGCTCTTGTTCCGGAATTGATCGGCGCTGGCCATCAAGTCCTTGGCCTCACGCGCTCGGAAGCGGGTGCCAAGGCGCTCGCGGCCGCCGGCGCCGAAGTTCATCACGGATCGCTAGAGGATCTGGACAGCCTCAAGCGTGGTGCGGCTGCGGCGGATGCCGTGATCCATCTGGCCTTCATTCACGACTTCTCGAAATTCGAGGAGAATTGTGAAATCGACCGGCGCGCCATCGAGGCGCTCGGTTCGGTACTTAAAGGTTCGGATCAACCGCTCATCGTCACCGGCGGGACCGGCCTGTTGGCGCCAGGCCGCCTCGCGACCGAAGACGACAAGCCGGCGGGGCATTTTCCGCGTTTATCGGAGGCGGTTGCATCGGCTCTCGCGGCGGCTGGGGTCAATGCCTCCGTGGTCCGGCTTCCGCAGGTGCATGACACGGCCAAACAGGGCCTCGTCACTTATGCGATCTCGGTTTTCCGCGAAAAAGGCGTCTGCGCCTATGTCGGAGACGGACATCAGCGATGGCCGGCGGCGCATGTCGTTGATGTGGCGCGCCTTTACCGGTTGGCGATCGAGAAGGCGGAAAAGGGTGCGATCTATCATGCCGTCGCCGAAGAAGGCGTCCCGGCAGTGGACATTGTGAATGCGCTTGGCCCGCGTCTGCAACTGCCTGTCAAATCCATTACTCCTGACGAAGCTCAAGCCTTTTTCGGCTGGCTCGCTATGTTCACGACACTCGACCTGCCTGCTTCGAGCGAACAGACAAAAAAGAAGCTCGGATGGCAGCCGACCCATCGCGGCTTGATCGCTGATCTCGAAGAGCTACAGGTGGGCTGA
- a CDS encoding helix-turn-helix transcriptional regulator: protein MNVPATNENLLGVYLKDRRAKLDPTAFGFSSTRRRTPGLRREEVAQRANVSTTWYTWLEQGRGGAPSADVLNRIAGALMLTEVEREHLFLLGLGRPPEVHYQAVESVTPRLQRILDALEFSPAFIKTPIWDVLAWNRAAAAVLTDYGTLPPEKRNILRMMFCEPYIRARQSDWGSVARFVVAAFRTDVARAGASDYVKTFVYDLCRESPEFAAVWGTNDVRTYGEGTKHLHHPIAGVIEMEYSTFAVDGRADLSMVVYNPATPADAERVRMLIDGKREGVVQIAGECEMAR, encoded by the coding sequence ATGAACGTCCCCGCCACGAACGAGAACCTTCTAGGCGTCTATTTGAAAGATCGGCGCGCCAAGCTCGACCCGACCGCCTTCGGCTTCTCCTCGACGCGCCGACGCACACCGGGGTTGCGCCGTGAGGAAGTGGCGCAGCGCGCCAATGTCAGCACGACCTGGTACACATGGCTCGAACAGGGACGTGGCGGCGCGCCGTCTGCCGATGTGCTGAACCGCATTGCCGGGGCGCTCATGCTGACGGAGGTCGAGCGCGAGCACCTTTTCCTGCTCGGTCTAGGCCGGCCGCCGGAAGTTCATTACCAGGCTGTCGAGAGCGTGACGCCGCGGCTGCAACGCATACTTGACGCGCTCGAATTCAGTCCGGCTTTCATCAAAACGCCGATATGGGATGTGCTGGCCTGGAATCGTGCTGCCGCGGCGGTGCTGACGGATTACGGAACGTTGCCGCCTGAGAAGCGCAACATTCTGCGCATGATGTTCTGCGAGCCTTATATCCGCGCCCGCCAGTCTGATTGGGGCAGCGTCGCCCGATTTGTGGTTGCCGCTTTCCGCACCGATGTCGCGCGGGCCGGAGCGTCGGATTATGTGAAAACTTTCGTCTATGACCTCTGCCGGGAAAGTCCCGAATTCGCCGCCGTATGGGGTACCAATGATGTGCGCACCTATGGCGAAGGCACCAAACATCTCCACCATCCAATCGCGGGCGTGATCGAGATGGAATATTCAACCTTCGCCGTCGATGGTCGCGCCGATCTCAGCATGGTTGTCTACAATCCCGCGACGCCGGCGGACGCGGAGCGTGTCAGAATGTTGATCGACGGCAAACGCGAAGGTGTCGTTCAAATAGCCGGCGAATGCGAGATGGCGAGGTAA
- a CDS encoding transglutaminase family protein: MLIRYGFNIEIELTQPAAVVTAMDVHSSGRGGILRERDFRVSQPVSVGTFTDGQGNVLRRFNAQPGRISLDLDGVYACDGGHDIIDVNADITPVNDVPLDALPFLQGSRYCETDLLSDLAWRQFGGIRGGWAKVQAVCDFVHNTLYFDYQAARPTRTAAQALEEGTGVCRDFTHLAMTLCRCLNIPARYCNGYLGDIGVPPDPAPMDFNAWFEAYLGGRWYTFDPRHNIPRIGRILIARGRDAMDIPMLTTYGPHWLNRFAVMTEEIIRVPVAA, encoded by the coding sequence ATGCTTATTCGTTACGGCTTCAATATTGAAATAGAACTGACGCAACCCGCCGCGGTGGTCACGGCTATGGATGTCCATTCCAGCGGGCGCGGCGGTATTTTGCGCGAACGCGATTTTCGCGTGTCGCAGCCAGTTTCCGTGGGGACTTTCACGGACGGGCAGGGCAATGTGCTACGCCGTTTCAACGCGCAACCGGGCCGCATAAGCCTCGACCTCGATGGTGTCTACGCATGCGACGGCGGTCACGACATTATCGATGTGAATGCTGACATCACGCCGGTCAACGATGTGCCGCTTGACGCATTGCCGTTCCTGCAAGGCAGCCGATATTGCGAGACAGATCTTCTGTCGGACCTCGCCTGGCGCCAATTCGGCGGCATTCGGGGCGGATGGGCGAAGGTGCAGGCGGTCTGCGATTTCGTCCACAACACTCTTTATTTCGATTACCAGGCTGCGCGCCCGACCCGCACGGCTGCTCAGGCGCTCGAAGAGGGAACGGGCGTCTGTCGCGACTTTACCCATCTCGCAATGACGCTCTGCCGCTGCCTCAATATTCCGGCGCGATATTGCAACGGCTATCTCGGCGACATCGGTGTCCCGCCCGACCCGGCGCCGATGGATTTCAATGCCTGGTTCGAGGCCTATCTAGGCGGCCGCTGGTACACGTTCGATCCGCGTCACAATATTCCGCGCATCGGACGGATTCTGATCGCGCGCGGTCGCGACGCGATGGATATTCCGATGCTGACGACTTATGGGCCGCATTGGCTCAACAGGTTCGCGGTGATGACCGAAGAGATTATCCGGGTCCCGGTCGCGGCTTAG
- a CDS encoding ferritin-like domain-containing protein, translating to MVKQAKDLSVLFYETLRDIYFAEKQILRALPKMAKTSQSDELRQAFETHRDQTEGHVERLEKIFEIIDKPARGKTCDAINGILDEGKEIMEDFADTEALDPGLLAAAQAVEHYEISRYGTLKTWAAQLGLRDVVPLLEATLAEEKKTDDLLSKLAQNVNRKAAA from the coding sequence ATGGTCAAACAAGCAAAAGATTTAAGTGTTCTCTTTTATGAGACGCTTCGCGACATCTATTTTGCCGAAAAGCAAATTCTGCGCGCGCTTCCGAAAATGGCCAAAACCAGCCAGTCCGACGAACTGCGCCAAGCGTTCGAGACGCATCGTGATCAAACGGAAGGGCATGTCGAACGCCTCGAAAAGATTTTCGAGATCATCGACAAGCCGGCGCGCGGCAAGACTTGCGATGCGATCAACGGCATCCTCGACGAGGGCAAGGAAATCATGGAAGACTTCGCCGACACCGAGGCGCTCGATCCAGGCCTTCTCGCGGCCGCGCAAGCCGTCGAACATTATGAGATCAGCCGCTACGGCACGTTGAAGACCTGGGCCGCGCAGCTCGGACTTCGCGATGTCGTGCCGCTGCTTGAGGCGACTTTGGCCGAAGAGAAAAAGACCGACGACCTGCTCTCGAAGCTCGCGCAGAACGTCAATCGCAAGGCGGCTGCTTAA
- a CDS encoding GIY-YIG nuclease family protein: MRYACVYIMASQRNGTLYTGVTSDLARRVFEHRSGLIPGFTTQYSCKLLVWYERHERMDEAITREKQIKAGSRAKKLSLIEKVNPQWRDLYEELAH, encoded by the coding sequence ATGAGGTATGCCTGCGTTTACATCATGGCCAGCCAACGCAACGGAACACTTTATACGGGCGTGACGTCTGATCTGGCCCGGCGCGTGTTTGAGCATCGATCGGGACTGATTCCGGGATTTACAACGCAATATAGCTGCAAGCTGCTCGTCTGGTACGAGCGACATGAGCGCATGGACGAGGCTATTACCCGAGAAAAACAAATCAAGGCTGGATCACGCGCCAAAAAGCTATCGCTGATTGAGAAGGTTAACCCGCAATGGCGTGACCTTTACGAAGAGCTGGCGCACTGA
- a CDS encoding alpha/beta hydrolase, producing MNLRYRVVCAALALAIPSPLTAQQTTPNEFVLALNLPDGTRQRVLYATPDHPQATLVMLPGGAGEIELRRDGDIRHDDNFVVRTRSLWVAQNYAVLIPDTIDHENLRGLRSSPAYAAIVTALVQLAQTKAAVPVFLLGTSQGSIAAMNGAAHAHPYTLAGVVLTESVSRVGHSGETVFDADPQDVRVPALVVANYDDQCDVAPPQDAPRIAAAMSHSPDVRIIHVSGGIDKSARTCGSLSPHGYYGIEARVVDAISAWIKDHMPTKSRSR from the coding sequence ATGAACCTGAGATATCGCGTTGTTTGTGCGGCATTGGCTCTTGCAATCCCGTCGCCACTTACCGCGCAGCAGACGACACCGAACGAATTCGTCCTTGCTCTAAATCTGCCCGACGGCACGCGTCAGCGCGTTCTTTACGCCACACCGGATCATCCGCAGGCAACACTCGTCATGTTGCCGGGCGGCGCCGGCGAGATCGAACTTCGCCGCGACGGCGATATCCGTCACGACGATAATTTCGTCGTGCGAACACGAAGTCTGTGGGTCGCACAAAATTATGCTGTGCTGATCCCCGACACGATCGACCATGAGAACTTGCGCGGGCTGCGTAGTTCGCCAGCTTATGCTGCAATCGTTACGGCTTTGGTGCAATTGGCGCAGACAAAAGCTGCTGTTCCGGTCTTTCTGCTTGGTACCAGCCAAGGCTCGATCGCAGCGATGAATGGCGCCGCTCACGCGCATCCCTATACGCTCGCGGGCGTTGTTCTTACCGAGTCCGTTTCGCGCGTCGGCCATAGCGGCGAGACAGTCTTTGACGCCGATCCGCAAGATGTTCGCGTGCCGGCGCTCGTGGTCGCAAACTATGACGACCAGTGCGACGTCGCACCGCCGCAGGATGCGCCACGCATTGCCGCAGCCATGTCGCATTCGCCCGATGTGCGCATCATCCATGTCAGCGGCGGCATTGACAAATCTGCGCGCACCTGCGGGTCGCTGAGCCCACACGGCTATTATGGCATCGAGGCGAGAGTCGTCGACGCTATCAGCGCCTGGATCAAGGATCATATGCCGACAAAATCCCGGTCGCGCTAA
- the mbfA gene encoding iron exporter MbfA yields MKRFSQLSEREILALAIDAEDDDHRVYASFAEDLHERYPGTAKIFADMAAVEASHRDALLKTYHEKYGPNLLPIRRADVSGFMKRRPVWLVRNLPLSQIRTEVDFRETEAYNFYVKAAGQAQDPAIRTLLADLAEVEKGHEAIAADIQEEYLNPTERQKEDARQKRNFVLQYVQPGLAGLMDGSVSTLAPLFAAAFATHNNWSTFLVGLAASIGAGISMAFAEALSDDGAISGRGSPWLRGPICGAMTALGGLGHTLPYLVPNSAPHAFTTATAIAGVVVFFELWAIAWVRAHYMDTPLLKAIFQIVLGGVIVLVAGILIGNA; encoded by the coding sequence ATGAAACGATTCTCGCAACTCAGCGAGCGCGAAATCCTTGCTTTGGCTATCGATGCCGAGGACGACGACCACCGTGTCTATGCGTCGTTCGCTGAGGATTTGCACGAGCGCTATCCGGGTACGGCGAAAATATTCGCCGATATGGCCGCCGTCGAAGCTTCACACCGCGACGCTCTGCTCAAGACCTATCACGAGAAATACGGCCCCAATCTCCTGCCGATCCGGCGCGCCGACGTCAGCGGTTTCATGAAGCGCCGGCCCGTCTGGCTTGTCCGCAATCTGCCGCTCTCGCAAATCCGCACTGAGGTCGATTTCCGCGAAACCGAAGCCTACAATTTCTACGTCAAAGCCGCGGGACAGGCGCAAGACCCCGCCATCAGGACATTGCTCGCCGATCTTGCCGAGGTCGAAAAGGGCCATGAGGCCATCGCGGCAGACATTCAGGAAGAATATCTGAACCCCACCGAGCGTCAGAAAGAAGACGCGCGGCAAAAACGCAATTTCGTTCTGCAATACGTTCAGCCCGGCCTCGCCGGGCTGATGGACGGCTCGGTCTCGACACTGGCGCCGCTCTTCGCCGCGGCGTTCGCCACGCATAATAATTGGTCGACGTTCCTCGTCGGCCTCGCCGCCTCGATCGGCGCCGGGATCAGCATGGCGTTCGCGGAGGCACTGTCTGATGACGGCGCCATCAGCGGGCGTGGCTCGCCCTGGCTGCGCGGCCCCATCTGCGGCGCGATGACGGCGCTCGGCGGCCTTGGCCATACGCTGCCTTATCTTGTGCCAAATTCGGCGCCCCACGCCTTCACCACCGCTACGGCAATTGCCGGCGTGGTCGTCTTCTTCGAACTCTGGGCGATCGCCTGGGTGCGAGCCCATTACATGGACACCCCCCTCCTAAAAGCGATATTCCAGATCGTGCTCGGCGGTGTCATCGTGCTCGTGGCCGGCATTCTTATCGGCAACGCCTAA